Below is a window of Geomonas oryzisoli DNA.
GGGCGACGGGCGGCAGACCGCGGCATCGGCGGAAAACTTCTGAAGGAGCAACCATACATGGAACAGGAAAAGGTCTTCATCTGGCGCCGCTTCACCCTGCGCGAGGCGGTACTGCTGTGCTTCTGCGCCACCCTGATCATACTGACCCGGGCCGGGTTGCGGCTGCATCTGCACATGCCCGGGCACGTAATGTTCTTCACCATGTTCTTTTTCCTGCTGGCGCGCGGCTGCGTGCCCATGCTGGGGGCCGCGACGCTGGTGGGGCTCATCACCAGCCTGGCCAGCATCCTGCTCGGCATGGGGAGCGGCGGTCTTATCACGCTGGTGAAGTTCCTGCTCCCGGCCCTGGTGGTCGATCTGGCCGGCCTCCTCGCCCCGTCCTTCGTGACCAGCCTGTTCGCCTGCGCGACGGTCGGGGTGCTCGCCTCGCTGCTGCGCGCCGGGACCAACACCGGCGTGGAATGGCTGCTCGGCATCGACGAGGACATCATGCTGAACAAGGCGGTCATCTCGGCGGGGTTGAACGGCCTGTGGGGTGGGCTGGGTGCGCTTGCGGTCCCTTCCATCATCCGCCGGCTGCGCAAGAACGGCCTGGTCGACCAGGGGGCTTCCGCCTAGTGCGGACCTCTCCCCTGCCATTGTCGCGAATGGCGCCCCTGCTCCTGGTTTCGCTGCTGCTGCACGCGGCGGCACTGTACGGTCTCAGCCGGCTCACGACGCGGCAGGGACGGGCGGAACAGGCGGCCGAGGCGGTGGTCGCCTACCTGGAGCTGGGCGGACCGACGCGGACGGCAGGGCCCTCTTCCGTTCCACGGGCCACGGCCGCCCCGGTTGCCGCGATCTCCACCCCCGCTGCACCGGCCGCCGTACCGAGGCTCCCCGCGTCGGCTGCACCATCTGCAGAGTCGGCGAAAGCGTCGGCGGGCGCAGCACCAGCTGCGGTTACCCCCCCTGCCACAGGCGCATCGTCTGGGGAGGTCGGCATCCGTGAAGCTGGCAATCACCAATCCGTCGGTCGCCCTGCCGGAGGGGGAGCGGAAGTGATGGGCAGGGAAGCTGCCCGCACCCGCGCCGCGGCTTTGTCGCAGGGAGTCATGGCCGGTACAGCTGCCGCAGCTGCATCGCCGCGGGGTAACCCCGGGACCAGTGGCGGGATGCGGGAGGTGCGCGGCAGCTATCAGGCCCAGCTGAAGCGGCTCATCGAGGCCCACAAGGAATATCCCCTGGCTGCGCGCAGGTCGGGGCGGGAAGGAAGCTGTCGGCGCCGCTTCGCCCTGCGACGCGACGGTTCGTTGCAGCGGGTGGAGGCGGTAAGCTCCTGCGGCCATCCTTTCCTCGATGCCGCGGCGAGCCGCGCGGTCAGCTCAGTCGGGACCTTCCCGGCGCCCCCGGCGGAGCTCTCGCTTGACGAGCCGTTCGAGGTGACCATCACCTTTGCACTGGCCGCCAAATAGTCCTGGAAATGTATGAAGTCTGGCAGTTGTGAGAAGACTCATTGTGATCATGAATAGCAAAGGAGAGCAAAAAGCATGAAGCAGCAGAAGCAATTGTTACGGTGGCTCACCGCCACCATCCTGTCGGTCCTGACGCTGGTCTTTTTAGGGTGCGGTTCCAGTGACCCCGCCACCAAGGCCCCGGCCAAACCCGCCGGAGTCGTAGCGAGCGCCGGCGATACCCAGGCGAGCCTCACCTGGAACGCCGCCAGCGACGCCACCTCGTACAACGTCTACTACGCCACCACCGCCGGCGTCACCAGCGCCACCGGTACCAAGGTGACCGGCGCCGTCAGCGGCCAGGCCATCACCGGACTCGTTAACGGCACTACCTACTATTTCGTGGTCACCGCCGTCGGCGCCCACGGCGAAAGCGTCGTCTCCGACGAAGTAACCGCCATTCCGCTGCCGCCCCTGCCAGCCAAGGTGACCGGCGTGGTGCCGGCCGGTGGCGATGCCCAGGCCACCCTTTCCTGGAACGCGGCGGTGAACGCAGCTTCCTACAACGTCTACTACGGCACCGCCTCCGGCGTTACCCCGGGTAACGGCACCAAGCTCGCCGGGGTGACCAGCGGCCAAGTGATCACCGGTCTTACCAACGGCACGACCTACTACTTCGTCGTTGCCGCGGCCAACCTGGCTGGCGAAGGGGCGCCTTCCGACGAGGTCTCGGTCACCCCGCTGCCGGCGCTCCCCGGCAAGGTGCAGGGCTTGAGGGTGACCGGCGACAACGGGCAGGTGACCATGGCCTGGAGTGCCGTTGCGGGTGCCACCTCCTACAACGTCTACTACTCCACCACCTCGGGCTTCGCCACCACGAGCGGCACCAAGGTGAACCTCACCGCGGCGCAGTCCCTCGCCGGCCTTTCCCAGCCGGGGCTGGCCGTCACCGGGCTCACCAACAACACCACTTACTACTTCCTGGTCTCCGCCGCCAATATAGCCGGCGAGAGCGTCACCCCCTCCAGCCAGTCTTCGGCGAAGCCCTCAGCGACGGCGCAGGCGCCGGCCAAGCCGACCGGCGTCACCGTCGCCCCGGGCGCCGGGTCGGTAGCCGTTTCCTGGGACTGGGT
It encodes the following:
- a CDS encoding energy transducer TonB translates to MAPLLLVSLLLHAAALYGLSRLTTRQGRAEQAAEAVVAYLELGGPTRTAGPSSVPRATAAPVAAISTPAAPAAVPRLPASAAPSAESAKASAGAAPAAVTPPATGASSGEVGIREAGNHQSVGRPAGGGAEVMGREAARTRAAALSQGVMAGTAAAAASPRGNPGTSGGMREVRGSYQAQLKRLIEAHKEYPLAARRSGREGSCRRRFALRRDGSLQRVEAVSSCGHPFLDAAASRAVSSVGTFPAPPAELSLDEPFEVTITFALAAK
- a CDS encoding fibronectin type III domain-containing protein, whose translation is MKQQKQLLRWLTATILSVLTLVFLGCGSSDPATKAPAKPAGVVASAGDTQASLTWNAASDATSYNVYYATTAGVTSATGTKVTGAVSGQAITGLVNGTTYYFVVTAVGAHGESVVSDEVTAIPLPPLPAKVTGVVPAGGDAQATLSWNAAVNAASYNVYYGTASGVTPGNGTKLAGVTSGQVITGLTNGTTYYFVVAAANLAGEGAPSDEVSVTPLPALPGKVQGLRVTGDNGQVTMAWSAVAGATSYNVYYSTTSGFATTSGTKVNLTAAQSLAGLSQPGLAVTGLTNNTTYYFLVSAANIAGESVTPSSQSSAKPSATAQAPAKPTGVTVAPGAGSVAVSWDWVPLASSYNVYCLQSSGTPTTATVISTGTKFASAGSPLTINGLTPGATYWITVTAVGSGLESGGQTNPKQVIPQ